From a single Sparus aurata chromosome 13, fSpaAur1.1, whole genome shotgun sequence genomic region:
- the synj1 gene encoding synaptojanin-1 isoform X3: MAFSKGYRIYHKLDPPPYSVIVETRTREECLMFESGAVAVLSAAEKEAIKNTYSKIVDAYGILGVLRLNLGDSMLHSLVVVTGCSSAGKVQDSEVFRVTQTDFISLKNDPGDEDRIAEVRKVLNSGHFYFAWSATGVSMDLSLNAHRRILEDTTDNRFFWNQSLHLHLKHYGVNCDDWLLRLMCGGVEIRTIYAGHKQAKACIFSRLSSERAGTRFNVRGTNDDGQVANFVETEQVIFLDDRVSSFIQIRGSIPLFWEQPGIQVGSHRVKLSRGFEANAPAFERHFTALRRLYGKQVIINLLGSKEGEHMLSKAFQSHLKASEHASAVKMVNFDYHQNVKGGKTDKLHSVLKPYLSKFIEECGFFYYSGEMGITRTQGGTIRTNCLDCLDRTNSVQAFFALEMLPKQLEEMGLTEKPQLVARFQEVFRTMWSANGDSVSKIYAGTGALDGKAKAGKLKDGARSVTRTIQNNFFDSSKQEAIDILRLGSTLNSDLADKARALLTTSSLYASPRVLLGMCQNYQKYTRPKQIRVCVGTWNVNGGKQFRSIAFRNQTLNDWLLDAPKKAGHPDFQDSKANPIDIFAIGFEEMVELNAGNIVSASTTNQKLWAAELQKNISRDHKYVLLASEQLVGVCLFVFIRPQHAPFIRDVAVDTVKTGMGGATGNKGGVAIRLLFHTTSICFVCSHFAAGQSQVKERNDDYSEITRRLTFPMGRLLYSHDYVFWCGDFNYRISMPNEEVKDLIKQQNWDALTAGDQLLDQKNAGLVFRGFIEGKLDFAPTYKYDLFSEDYDTSEKCRTPAWTDRILWKRRKWNFDRTAEEMNVVGAASTSGENEDDPDNPWNPGTLKYYGRAELKTSDHRPVVAIMDVDILEVDPEARHQVYKEVIALQGPPDGTILVSLCSSGPEDYFDDALIDELLDKFAQFGEVILIRFVEEKMWVTFLEGYSALAALSLSASTVLGKVIDIRLKSPGWIKSLEEEMSVERICGSIPTSASSTLLAEDTDMGDDDYDMEGDVDEEVEEILPQHLQPGAGSGPGSSPLPSPRSSPCPSPTHGEPSAPSRPSRGQPTRPSHGPPVDFQPGAPQGIEPKRPPPPRPGAPPARPAPPQRPPPPSGGMSPLPVRKDSGDCGICPSPLLGRRGSEGPKSPALPRPDAAAGRGQVAVGAPGPGGAPRPNIPARVGVISVPPQSRPPPPAHPGAPRPIPEVHPGAPRPIPDTHPGAPRPVPSAQPKPTDLPPGPPSGPPPTEPVRAQVPSSMQPPMLPQAAAPSAQSQLPAPMQPTHPAPLQPQQATAAPAGPPQALASPKPPPRSRSSHALPPDAAKPETAPAAQTNGLNGIQREAQWKPDPLDTLASDLLSSSSTPWHTTQSLNRGSSLRAPPSIPASRSSSNTLPTSFSLQSSALSDLQALDSSSSSSLSTPSPFASSLLPPPPVPSRSRSQETLRASPGLFPADPQPARPSSTNPFTGPLAQQQPRSLTPDFSVQRPAQPLYLQRTMSALTQPLIPMPAQTAAAAAPASQIQRTMSLFGPPSTLNPTPLLPFAPEHSSTPALPLAPPSSIPPALAPRRQPPPPGGKQTQQWVTFDDDFPAASKTPQVPIFPSSSLVSQTRTLPSHSVFDSEPDWLSSTPSGFPTLPPPIPTRTGNPKLPEGPSDNCFFSRESTER, encoded by the exons ATGGCCTTCAGCAAGGGATATCGCATCTACCACAAGCTGGATCCACCCCCCTACAGTGTCATAGTGGAAACAAGGACCAGGGAAGAATGCCTCATGTTCGAATCAGGGGCTGTTGCCGTTCTGT CGGCAGCAGAGAAGGAGGCCATCAAAAACACATACTCAAAGATTGTTGATGCTTATGGAATCCTGGGCGTCCTCCGCCTCAACCTGG GTGACTCCATGCTTCACAGTCTGGTGGTTGTGACAGGATGCAGTTCTGCAGGGAAGGTGCAGGATTCAGAGGTTTTCAGAGTCACGCAGACAGACTTCATATCACTGAAGAATGATCCAGGGGATGAGGACCGGATTGCTGAGGTGCGAAAGGTCCTTAACTCAGGACACTTCTACTTTGCCTGGTCTGCCACTGGAGTCAGCATGGACTTGAGTCTCAATGCACATCGCAGGATCCTAGAAGACACTACAGATAACCGTTTCTTTTG GAACCAGTCTCTGCACCTGCATCTAAAACACTACGGAGTAAACTGTGATGACTGGCTGTTGAGACTGATGTGTGGGGGAGTGGAGATCAGGACTATCTATGCAGGGCACAAACAGGCTAAGGCCTGCATCTTCTCTCGCCTCAGCTCAGAGCGAGCAGGAACACGATTCAACGTCCGAGGAACAAACGATGATGGCCAGGTGGCCAACTTTGTGGAGACTGAACAG GTTATTTTCCTGGATGACAGAGTCTCATCCTTCATACAGATCCGTGGGTCCATTCCTCTTTTCTGGGAACAGCCAGGAATCCAG GTTGGTTCTCATCGTGTCAAACTCTCAAGGGGATTTGAGGCAAATGCCCCGGCATTCGAAAG acACTTCACTGCACTGCGGAGGTTGTATGGTAAACAGGTGATCATCAACCTGCTCGGGAGTAAGGAAGGAGAACACATGCTCAGCAAAGCATTTCAG AGTCACCTGAAGGCATCGGAGCACGCGTCAGCAGTGAAAATGGTGAACTTTGACTACCATCAAAATGTGAAGGGAGGCAAGACAGACAAACTCCACAGTGTCCTCAAACCATACCTCAGCAAGTTTATAGAGGAATGTGGGTTCTTCTACTACTCTGGAGAGATGGGCATCACAAG gaCTCAGGGTGGAACCATTAGGACCAACTGCTTGGACTGTCTGGATAGAACCAACAGTGTCCAGGCCTTCTTTGCCCTTGAG ATGTTGCCAAAGCAGCTGGAGGAAATGGGTCTTACAGAGAAACCCCAGCTGGTGGCCAGATTCCAGGAGGTTTTTAGGACCATGTGGTCTGCCAACGGAGACTCTGTCAGTAAGATCTATGCGGGCACCGGTGCCCTGGATGGCAAGGCCAAG gcCGGGAAGTTAAAAGATGGAGCTCGCTCTGTGACAAGGACCATCCAGAATAACTTCTTTGACAGCTCCAAGCAGGAGGCTATAGACATCCTGAGGCTGGGCTCCACGCTTAACAGTGATTTGGCTGACAAAGCTCGGGCCTTGCTCACCACTTCAAGTCTTTACG CCTCCCCAAGAGTATTGCTGGGAATGTGTCAGAACTACCAGAAATACACAAGGCCCAAGCAGATTCGGGTGTGTGTGGGTACCTGGAATGTCAACGGGGGTAAACAGTTTCGCAGCATTGCTTTCCGCAACCAGACACTCAACGACTGGCTGCTGGATGCTCCAAAGAAGGCGGGGCATCCTGACTTCCAGG ACAGCAAAGCCAACCCCATAGATATCTTTGCCATTGGTTTTGAGGAAATGGTTGAACTAAATGCTGGCAACATCGTGAGTGCCAG CACTACCAACCAGAAGCTTTGGGCAGCTGAGCTCCAAAAAAACATATCGAGGGACCACAAATATGTGCTGCTGGCTTCAGAGCAGCTGGTGggagtgtgtctgtttgttttcatccgCCCACAGCACGCACCTTTCATCAG GGATGTTGCTGTCGATACTGTAAAAACCGGAATGGGCGGGGCTACAGGCAATAAAGGAGGTGTGGCCATACGCCTGCTGTTCCACACCACCAGCATCTGCTTCGTCTGCTCCCACTTTGCTGCTGGCCAGTCACAGGTCAAGGAGAGGAATGATGACTACAGCGAGATCACGCGCAGACTCACCTTCCCCATG GGTCGTCTGCTATACTCACACGACTATGTTTTCTGGTGCGGAGACTTCAACTACCGAATCAGCATGCCCAACGAGGAAGTAAAGGATCTAATCAAACAGCAGAACTGGGATGCCTTGACAGCTGGGGACCAGTTGTTGGACCAGAAGAATGCTGGTTTG GTTTTCCGAGGTTTCATCGAGGGGAAATTGGATTTTGCCCCCACCTATAAGTATGACCTCTTCTCAGAGGATTATGACACCAGTGAGAAGTGCCGCACACCGGCCTGGACTGACCGCATActctggaagaggaggaagtggaacTTTGACAGAACGG CTGAGGAGATGAATGTAGTAGGCGCAGCTTCTACATCTGGGGAGAATGAGGACGATCCAGATAACCCCTGGAACCCTGGGACTCTGAAATACTATGGCAGGGCTGAGCTCAAAACCTCAGACCACAG GCCTGTGGTGGCCATAATGGATGTGGACATCCTGGAGGTGGACCCAGAGGCCCGGCACCAGGTCTACAAAGAGGTCATTGCCCTGCAAGGGCCTCCAGATGGCACTATACTGGTGTCGCTGTGCTCCTCTGGTCCTGAAGACTATTTCGATGATGCACTCATAGATGAACTGCTGGACAAGTTTGCTCAGTTTGGAGAGGTCATACTTATCAG GTTTGTTGAGGAGAAGATGTGGGTGACCTTCTTGGAAGGATACTCTGCTcttgctgctctgtctctcagCGCTTCCACT GTCCTTGGCAAGGTGATTGACATCCGTCTGAAGAGTCCAGGCTGGATCAAGAGTCttgaggaggagatgagtgtGGAGAGAATCTGCGGGAGCATCCCCACCTCAGCCAGCTCTACCCTGCTCGCTGAGGACACAGACATGGGCGACGATGATTACGACATGGAAG GTGATGtggatgaagaggttgaagagATCCTTCCCCAGCACCTGCAGCCTGGAGCAGGCTCTGGCCCTGGATCTTCCCCTCTTCCCTCCCCCCGCAGCAGTCCTTGTCCCTCCCCCACCCACGGAGAACCTTCGGCCCCAAGCAGGCCCAGTCGTGGACAGCCCACCCGACCTTCACATG GGCCTCCTGTTGACTTCCAGCCTGGTGCCCCTCAAGGCATTGAGCCCAAACGTCCACCTCCGCCTCGCCCTGGAGCCCCTCCAGCAAGACCAGCACCCCCTCAACGCCCTCCACCACCCTCAG GAGGCATGAGCCCTCTGCCAGTTAGAAAGGACTCTGGAG ACTGTGGCATATGTCCCAGCCCACTGCTTGGTAGGAGAGGCAGTGAAG GACCAAAAAGCCCCGCTCTGCCTCGGCCAGATGCTGCTGCAG GTCGAGGTCAGGTAGCTGTGGGAGCTCCTGGACCTGGAGGTGCTCCAAGACCG AATATTCCTGCCCGAGTTGGGGTAATCAGTGTGCCTCCCCAGTCTCGTCCACCACCTCCAGCCCACCCTGGAGCACCCAGACCCATCCCAGAGGTGCATCCCGGGGCCCCTCGGCCCATCCCAGACACTCACCCTGGAGCCCcaagacctgttcccagtgcacaGCCCAAACCGACTGATCTGCCACCAG GTCCACCTTCAGGACCGCCTCCTACAGAGCCAGTGAGAGCCCAGGTTCCATCATCCATGCAGCCACCCATGCTGCCCCAAGCAGCTGCCCCTTCAGCTCAGTCCCAGCTCCCAGCACCGATGCAGCCCACACATCCAGCTCCACTCCAGCCGCAGCAGGCCACTGCCGCCCCTGCTGGGCCTCCACAGGCTCTCGCCTCTCCCAAACCCCCACCTCGTTCCCGTTCCTCTCATGCTCTGCCACCTGATGCTGCCAAGCCTGAGACAGCCCCAGCTGCACAG ACCAATGGACTGAATGGAATCCAAAGAGAAGCACAATGGAAGCCCGACCCCTTGGACACACTTGCATCTGActtgctctcctcttcctccaccccCTGGCACACCACCCAGTCACTGAACAGAGGCTCCTCTCTGCGTGCACCTCCATCCATTCCTGCGTCTAGGTCGTCTTCCAACACCCTCCCTACATCCTTCTCCCTCCAGTCCTCTGCTCTGTCAGACCTGCAGGCACTCGATTCGTcgtcctcatcctctctctccaccccgTCACCTTTCGCGTCCTCCCTGCTCCCGCCTCCCCCGGTCCCGTCTCGCAGTCGCTCGCAGGAGACACTGCGCGCCTCCCCCGGGCTCTTCCCTGCTGACCCACAACCTGCCAGACCCAGCAGCACCAATCCCTTCACCGGCCCGCTGGCGCAGCAGCAGCCCCGCTCGCTCACCCCGGACTTCAGCGTCCAGCGTCCAGCCCAGCCACTTTACCTTCAGAGGACCATGTCTGCTCTTACACAGCCACTCATTCCCATGCCTGCTCAGACAGCAGCCGCAGCCGCACCCGCCTCCCAGATCCAAAGGACCATGTCCTTGTTCGGACCGCCATCGACTCTCAATCCTACTCCACTACTCCCTTTTGCCCCTGAACATTCTTCTACCCCCGCTTTGCCTCTGGCGCCACCCTCCTCCATTCCACCTGCCCTCGCACCTCGTCGCCAGCCACCTCCCCCAGGAGGGAAGCAAACCCAGCAATGGGTCACTTTTGACGACGATTTTCCAGCTGCAAGCAAAACACCGCAGGTCCCCATCTTCCCTTCCAGTTCCCTAGTGTCCCAAACTCGGACTCTGCCTTCCCACTCCGTGTTTGACTCAGAGCCCGACTGGTTATCTTCAACACCTTCAGGATTCCcaaccctccctcctcccatccCAACTAGAACCGGTAACCCAAAGCTCCCAGAGGGACCCAGCGACAACTGCTTCTTCTCCAGGGAGTCAACAGAAAGATAG
- the synj1 gene encoding synaptojanin-1 isoform X6 produces MAFSKGYRIYHKLDPPPYSVIVETRTREECLMFESGAVAVLSAAEKEAIKNTYSKIVDAYGILGVLRLNLGDSMLHSLVVVTGCSSAGKVQDSEVFRVTQTDFISLKNDPGDEDRIAEVRKVLNSGHFYFAWSATGVSMDLSLNAHRRILEDTTDNRFFWNQSLHLHLKHYGVNCDDWLLRLMCGGVEIRTIYAGHKQAKACIFSRLSSERAGTRFNVRGTNDDGQVANFVETEQVIFLDDRVSSFIQIRGSIPLFWEQPGIQVGSHRVKLSRGFEANAPAFERHFTALRRLYGKQVIINLLGSKEGEHMLSKAFQSHLKASEHASAVKMVNFDYHQNVKGGKTDKLHSVLKPYLSKFIEECGFFYYSGEMGITRTQGGTIRTNCLDCLDRTNSVQAFFALEMLPKQLEEMGLTEKPQLVARFQEVFRTMWSANGDSVSKIYAGTGALDGKAKAGKLKDGARSVTRTIQNNFFDSSKQEAIDILRLGSTLNSDLADKARALLTTSSLYVTEPVLQSASPRVLLGMCQNYQKYTRPKQIRVCVGTWNVNGGKQFRSIAFRNQTLNDWLLDAPKKAGHPDFQDSKANPIDIFAIGFEEMVELNAGNIVSASTTNQKLWAAELQKNISRDHKYVLLASEQLVGVCLFVFIRPQHAPFIRDVAVDTVKTGMGGATGNKGGVAIRLLFHTTSICFVCSHFAAGQSQVKERNDDYSEITRRLTFPMGRLLYSHDYVFWCGDFNYRISMPNEEVKDLIKQQNWDALTAGDQLLDQKNAGLVFRGFIEGKLDFAPTYKYDLFSEDYDTSEKCRTPAWTDRILWKRRKWNFDRTAEEMNVVGAASTSGENEDDPDNPWNPGTLKYYGRAELKTSDHRPVVAIMDVDILEVDPEARHQVYKEVIALQGPPDGTILVSLCSSGPEDYFDDALIDELLDKFAQFGEVILIRFVEEKMWVTFLEGYSALAALSLSASTVLGKVIDIRLKSPGWIKSLEEEMSVERICGSIPTSASSTLLAEDTDMGDDDYDMEGDVDEEVEEILPQHLQPGAGSGPGSSPLPSPRSSPCPSPTHGEPSAPSRPSRGQPTRPSHGPPVDFQPGAPQGIEPKRPPPPRPGAPPARPAPPQRPPPPSGPKSPALPRPDAAAGRGQVAVGAPGPGGAPRPNIPARVGVISVPPQSRPPPPAHPGAPRPIPEVHPGAPRPIPDTHPGAPRPVPSAQPKPTDLPPGPPSGPPPTEPVRAQVPSSMQPPMLPQAAAPSAQSQLPAPMQPTHPAPLQPQQATAAPAGPPQALASPKPPPRSRSSHALPPDAAKPETAPAAQTNGLNGIQREAQWKPDPLDTLASDLLSSSSTPWHTTQSLNRGSSLRAPPSIPASRSSSNTLPTSFSLQSSALSDLQALDSSSSSSLSTPSPFASSLLPPPPVPSRSRSQETLRASPGLFPADPQPARPSSTNPFTGPLAQQQPRSLTPDFSVQRPAQPLYLQRTMSALTQPLIPMPAQTAAAAAPASQIQRTMSLFGPPSTLNPTPLLPFAPEHSSTPALPLAPPSSIPPALAPRRQPPPPGGKQTQQWVTFDDDFPAASKTPQVPIFPSSSLVSQTRTLPSHSVFDSEPDWLSSTPSGFPTLPPPIPTRTGNPKLPEGPSDNCFFSRESTER; encoded by the exons ATGGCCTTCAGCAAGGGATATCGCATCTACCACAAGCTGGATCCACCCCCCTACAGTGTCATAGTGGAAACAAGGACCAGGGAAGAATGCCTCATGTTCGAATCAGGGGCTGTTGCCGTTCTGT CGGCAGCAGAGAAGGAGGCCATCAAAAACACATACTCAAAGATTGTTGATGCTTATGGAATCCTGGGCGTCCTCCGCCTCAACCTGG GTGACTCCATGCTTCACAGTCTGGTGGTTGTGACAGGATGCAGTTCTGCAGGGAAGGTGCAGGATTCAGAGGTTTTCAGAGTCACGCAGACAGACTTCATATCACTGAAGAATGATCCAGGGGATGAGGACCGGATTGCTGAGGTGCGAAAGGTCCTTAACTCAGGACACTTCTACTTTGCCTGGTCTGCCACTGGAGTCAGCATGGACTTGAGTCTCAATGCACATCGCAGGATCCTAGAAGACACTACAGATAACCGTTTCTTTTG GAACCAGTCTCTGCACCTGCATCTAAAACACTACGGAGTAAACTGTGATGACTGGCTGTTGAGACTGATGTGTGGGGGAGTGGAGATCAGGACTATCTATGCAGGGCACAAACAGGCTAAGGCCTGCATCTTCTCTCGCCTCAGCTCAGAGCGAGCAGGAACACGATTCAACGTCCGAGGAACAAACGATGATGGCCAGGTGGCCAACTTTGTGGAGACTGAACAG GTTATTTTCCTGGATGACAGAGTCTCATCCTTCATACAGATCCGTGGGTCCATTCCTCTTTTCTGGGAACAGCCAGGAATCCAG GTTGGTTCTCATCGTGTCAAACTCTCAAGGGGATTTGAGGCAAATGCCCCGGCATTCGAAAG acACTTCACTGCACTGCGGAGGTTGTATGGTAAACAGGTGATCATCAACCTGCTCGGGAGTAAGGAAGGAGAACACATGCTCAGCAAAGCATTTCAG AGTCACCTGAAGGCATCGGAGCACGCGTCAGCAGTGAAAATGGTGAACTTTGACTACCATCAAAATGTGAAGGGAGGCAAGACAGACAAACTCCACAGTGTCCTCAAACCATACCTCAGCAAGTTTATAGAGGAATGTGGGTTCTTCTACTACTCTGGAGAGATGGGCATCACAAG gaCTCAGGGTGGAACCATTAGGACCAACTGCTTGGACTGTCTGGATAGAACCAACAGTGTCCAGGCCTTCTTTGCCCTTGAG ATGTTGCCAAAGCAGCTGGAGGAAATGGGTCTTACAGAGAAACCCCAGCTGGTGGCCAGATTCCAGGAGGTTTTTAGGACCATGTGGTCTGCCAACGGAGACTCTGTCAGTAAGATCTATGCGGGCACCGGTGCCCTGGATGGCAAGGCCAAG gcCGGGAAGTTAAAAGATGGAGCTCGCTCTGTGACAAGGACCATCCAGAATAACTTCTTTGACAGCTCCAAGCAGGAGGCTATAGACATCCTGAGGCTGGGCTCCACGCTTAACAGTGATTTGGCTGACAAAGCTCGGGCCTTGCTCACCACTTCAAGTCTTTACG TCACTGAGCCGGTCTTACAATCAG CCTCCCCAAGAGTATTGCTGGGAATGTGTCAGAACTACCAGAAATACACAAGGCCCAAGCAGATTCGGGTGTGTGTGGGTACCTGGAATGTCAACGGGGGTAAACAGTTTCGCAGCATTGCTTTCCGCAACCAGACACTCAACGACTGGCTGCTGGATGCTCCAAAGAAGGCGGGGCATCCTGACTTCCAGG ACAGCAAAGCCAACCCCATAGATATCTTTGCCATTGGTTTTGAGGAAATGGTTGAACTAAATGCTGGCAACATCGTGAGTGCCAG CACTACCAACCAGAAGCTTTGGGCAGCTGAGCTCCAAAAAAACATATCGAGGGACCACAAATATGTGCTGCTGGCTTCAGAGCAGCTGGTGggagtgtgtctgtttgttttcatccgCCCACAGCACGCACCTTTCATCAG GGATGTTGCTGTCGATACTGTAAAAACCGGAATGGGCGGGGCTACAGGCAATAAAGGAGGTGTGGCCATACGCCTGCTGTTCCACACCACCAGCATCTGCTTCGTCTGCTCCCACTTTGCTGCTGGCCAGTCACAGGTCAAGGAGAGGAATGATGACTACAGCGAGATCACGCGCAGACTCACCTTCCCCATG GGTCGTCTGCTATACTCACACGACTATGTTTTCTGGTGCGGAGACTTCAACTACCGAATCAGCATGCCCAACGAGGAAGTAAAGGATCTAATCAAACAGCAGAACTGGGATGCCTTGACAGCTGGGGACCAGTTGTTGGACCAGAAGAATGCTGGTTTG GTTTTCCGAGGTTTCATCGAGGGGAAATTGGATTTTGCCCCCACCTATAAGTATGACCTCTTCTCAGAGGATTATGACACCAGTGAGAAGTGCCGCACACCGGCCTGGACTGACCGCATActctggaagaggaggaagtggaacTTTGACAGAACGG CTGAGGAGATGAATGTAGTAGGCGCAGCTTCTACATCTGGGGAGAATGAGGACGATCCAGATAACCCCTGGAACCCTGGGACTCTGAAATACTATGGCAGGGCTGAGCTCAAAACCTCAGACCACAG GCCTGTGGTGGCCATAATGGATGTGGACATCCTGGAGGTGGACCCAGAGGCCCGGCACCAGGTCTACAAAGAGGTCATTGCCCTGCAAGGGCCTCCAGATGGCACTATACTGGTGTCGCTGTGCTCCTCTGGTCCTGAAGACTATTTCGATGATGCACTCATAGATGAACTGCTGGACAAGTTTGCTCAGTTTGGAGAGGTCATACTTATCAG GTTTGTTGAGGAGAAGATGTGGGTGACCTTCTTGGAAGGATACTCTGCTcttgctgctctgtctctcagCGCTTCCACT GTCCTTGGCAAGGTGATTGACATCCGTCTGAAGAGTCCAGGCTGGATCAAGAGTCttgaggaggagatgagtgtGGAGAGAATCTGCGGGAGCATCCCCACCTCAGCCAGCTCTACCCTGCTCGCTGAGGACACAGACATGGGCGACGATGATTACGACATGGAAG GTGATGtggatgaagaggttgaagagATCCTTCCCCAGCACCTGCAGCCTGGAGCAGGCTCTGGCCCTGGATCTTCCCCTCTTCCCTCCCCCCGCAGCAGTCCTTGTCCCTCCCCCACCCACGGAGAACCTTCGGCCCCAAGCAGGCCCAGTCGTGGACAGCCCACCCGACCTTCACATG GGCCTCCTGTTGACTTCCAGCCTGGTGCCCCTCAAGGCATTGAGCCCAAACGTCCACCTCCGCCTCGCCCTGGAGCCCCTCCAGCAAGACCAGCACCCCCTCAACGCCCTCCACCACCCTCAG GACCAAAAAGCCCCGCTCTGCCTCGGCCAGATGCTGCTGCAG GTCGAGGTCAGGTAGCTGTGGGAGCTCCTGGACCTGGAGGTGCTCCAAGACCG AATATTCCTGCCCGAGTTGGGGTAATCAGTGTGCCTCCCCAGTCTCGTCCACCACCTCCAGCCCACCCTGGAGCACCCAGACCCATCCCAGAGGTGCATCCCGGGGCCCCTCGGCCCATCCCAGACACTCACCCTGGAGCCCcaagacctgttcccagtgcacaGCCCAAACCGACTGATCTGCCACCAG GTCCACCTTCAGGACCGCCTCCTACAGAGCCAGTGAGAGCCCAGGTTCCATCATCCATGCAGCCACCCATGCTGCCCCAAGCAGCTGCCCCTTCAGCTCAGTCCCAGCTCCCAGCACCGATGCAGCCCACACATCCAGCTCCACTCCAGCCGCAGCAGGCCACTGCCGCCCCTGCTGGGCCTCCACAGGCTCTCGCCTCTCCCAAACCCCCACCTCGTTCCCGTTCCTCTCATGCTCTGCCACCTGATGCTGCCAAGCCTGAGACAGCCCCAGCTGCACAG ACCAATGGACTGAATGGAATCCAAAGAGAAGCACAATGGAAGCCCGACCCCTTGGACACACTTGCATCTGActtgctctcctcttcctccaccccCTGGCACACCACCCAGTCACTGAACAGAGGCTCCTCTCTGCGTGCACCTCCATCCATTCCTGCGTCTAGGTCGTCTTCCAACACCCTCCCTACATCCTTCTCCCTCCAGTCCTCTGCTCTGTCAGACCTGCAGGCACTCGATTCGTcgtcctcatcctctctctccaccccgTCACCTTTCGCGTCCTCCCTGCTCCCGCCTCCCCCGGTCCCGTCTCGCAGTCGCTCGCAGGAGACACTGCGCGCCTCCCCCGGGCTCTTCCCTGCTGACCCACAACCTGCCAGACCCAGCAGCACCAATCCCTTCACCGGCCCGCTGGCGCAGCAGCAGCCCCGCTCGCTCACCCCGGACTTCAGCGTCCAGCGTCCAGCCCAGCCACTTTACCTTCAGAGGACCATGTCTGCTCTTACACAGCCACTCATTCCCATGCCTGCTCAGACAGCAGCCGCAGCCGCACCCGCCTCCCAGATCCAAAGGACCATGTCCTTGTTCGGACCGCCATCGACTCTCAATCCTACTCCACTACTCCCTTTTGCCCCTGAACATTCTTCTACCCCCGCTTTGCCTCTGGCGCCACCCTCCTCCATTCCACCTGCCCTCGCACCTCGTCGCCAGCCACCTCCCCCAGGAGGGAAGCAAACCCAGCAATGGGTCACTTTTGACGACGATTTTCCAGCTGCAAGCAAAACACCGCAGGTCCCCATCTTCCCTTCCAGTTCCCTAGTGTCCCAAACTCGGACTCTGCCTTCCCACTCCGTGTTTGACTCAGAGCCCGACTGGTTATCTTCAACACCTTCAGGATTCCcaaccctccctcctcccatccCAACTAGAACCGGTAACCCAAAGCTCCCAGAGGGACCCAGCGACAACTGCTTCTTCTCCAGGGAGTCAACAGAAAGATAG